The Planctomycetia bacterium DNA segment GCTTGTCTTCGATAAACCGATGGGCATGGGCCTGCTTCGCCGCGGCGATCACTTGCTCGCGCGTGGCGTGCGGGCAACCGTAGCGAATGTTGTTCAGCACCGTGTCGTCGAAGAGTTGCGTCTCTTGCGAGACCAAGCCGATCTGAGTCCTCAGCTCGCGCAAGCGGACCTCGCGCACGTCGATGCCGTCGATCAAGACCCGCCCGCCGATCGGGTCGAAGAAGCGCGGCACCAAATTCGCCAGCGTACTTTTGCCGCAGCCGTTGGGCCCGACGATCGCGATCGTCTCGCCGAACTTGATGCGCAGCGAAACCCGTTCGAGCACGCGCTGCGTCGGCTGATAGTGGAAGTCGACGTTCTCGAAGACCAGGTCGCGGCTATGTCGGGCCAGCGGCGTCGGGTTCGAGACGTTCACGATCGTCGGCTTCGAGTCGATGAGTTGATAGATCCGATCGGCGGCGGCCGAGCCGCGCTGCAACCGGCTGAACACTTCCGAAAGTTTGCGCGCCGGATCGGTCGTGCCGGCCAGCATGCCGTAGAAGACGAGCATCATGGCGAGCGAAATCGGTTCGGCGGCGAGCCGGATGCCCAGCAGGTGCGTCTCTTGATTCAGCACCAAATAAGCCCCCGCCAGAAACGCGACGCAGATGGTTCCGAGCCCGAGGACTTCGATCATCGGTCGGGCCAGCGCGTCGTAGCGGCCGATGCGCATCGCTTTGCGGTAGTATTCCTTATTGCTCATATGGAACCGGCGGCGCTCGTGGCGCTCCATCGTGAACGCTTTCACGACTTTGATTCCTTGGAACGTCTCGTCGAGGATGTCGTACATGGTCGACATCTCTTCCATCATCCTGCGGTTGGCTTTCTTGAGCGCCTTGGCGAGCCACCGCACGACCAACACCGCCGGCGGGGCGAGCACGAGCGAGAAGAGCAGGAGCCGCCAACTGACGAGGCCCGCCCCGATGAGACAGGCGAGCATCTTCAGCGGCTCGCGCACGAGCTTGCCGTAGAATTCGACGTGGGCGCTGAGTAGGCTTTCCATGTCGTAAGTGAAGCGACTCATGAGCTCGCTGGTCCCTTCGCCGCTGAAGCGCGAAAGGTCGCCGCGCAGCGTACGTCGGAAGAACTCTTTGCGAAGATCGATGATCGCGAGGTTCGAGAGTCGGTAGACGAGGATCTGGTTGACGACGAGGAACGCGCTTTTTACGAGCGTGCCGAAGATGAACACCGCGACGACCAACACCAACGTCTGGAACGGCGCGAAGTTAAGATATGGGCGAACGACCCGTTCGTCGGCCCATTCGTAGAACCGCAATGAGGCAAGATCGGCATCGTGCTTCACCGTCAGCTCACGCCGACGGTCCTCGTCGGCCGGCGGAAGGGCGGCCAGTTCGGCTTCTTCGGCGGCGACGAGCTTGCGCGAGGCGGCGATATTCTTCGTCGTCCAGTCCGAGATCGATTCGCCCTTCATCGAGATCTCGAAGATCGGATAGACCGCGCCGATGTTTCCGCCCCAGAGCGCCGCGACGGCGAGCGCGCAAACGAACGAGCCGATGAGCGTATAGCGATACCGTAGGGCCAGCTTGAGAGACCTACCGAAATTGTTCATCGAGCGCTTTCCGAAGCGAGGCCGAAGGCGGCAAACGGCGAAATCCGATCCCCGGCGCAACCACGAACGGCGAAGACGTGCAACCGGGGGCGACGTTCTAGCAAAACGCCCCAGAGCAACCAAGAGCGCTGCTACTAAGCGAGAGTCAGGTAACAGTTGCTAGTTCGCTGTGGCGTCGGCGATGCCGGCAATGACTGCAATACGTCGCCGATGTGCAGAAACGGCCGGTTCACACCGGCCGCTCGCCGTTCATAAAGAGGAACTCGATCTAGAGGTTTCTATCGGCCGGCTTGCAAGCGTCGCGCACGTCGGTCTTCTCGGAATAAGGCGATCAAGACCGCGGTGAAGATACCGATCGCCGAGAGTCGCACCCAATGGAACATCGGCAGGGCTTCCCCGGGATCTATGATCGGCTCGCGGAAAGCCGTCAAAATGACGAAGCAGATGCCGATGTAAGGGAAGATCCAGAGGATCATCGTCCGGAGCGAGAAGCGAAATCGGCGGGGCTTCACGGTAGCGTCGTGCATAGATTTCTCGACGGTGCGCCGCTCTCAACGGCCGGTTCACACCGGCCGCTCGCCTCGGACAATCGCCACGATGCCGAGCAACCGCGCCTTATACTTCCAGCCGCTTCAAGCGTTGCACGACTTCGGCGTGCCCGAGCTCGCGGTCCATCGGCAGCAGTAGGCAGTAGGCGGCCTGGTCGTTGCAGCAGTCGATGATGATTTGCTTATCGTTCGGAATGCGATAGCCGAGCGGGCAGGGCTCGTGTCCGTGAACCAGACACTTCGCATTGACGGCCTTAGCGAAGGCCACGGCGTTGGCTGCGCGGAAGTCGCGGCCCCAGACGAGCCGAAAGATCGCGCCGCCGTCGCAGAAGTCGCGCTGCGTATAAGGTCGCGCGAAAACTCCGGCGTCGAAACAATCGGTGTCCGACTTCTCGGGACAACTATGCGACACGAAGACCGACTGCCCGACGCGCGCCGCCGCCGGACAACTCGCGATGAACTCGAGCGCGGCCGTGCGGACTTGCTCCGTATCCGCGCCGTAGGCTTCTTGCATACCGAGCCGAAACATGACGTTCAACAGTTTCCGCGACTTCATGATCGGAAACTCGGTCAGCTCCGCCAGCTCATGGTTCGAGAGCAAAAAGTGAAACCGGTCGGGATAACGAACCTTGAGCCGCGCGACGTCTTCCAACATCCGATGCGACATGCAGCCGCCGCCGGGATAGGTCGGGCCGCCGTGGCAGACCTCTTGCATGATCAGATGCCGGCGCGGCCGACGATCGAGATCCGCGAGCGCCAGGATCGCCTCGAAGTTGGCCCGATGCCCATGCAGATCGGCGCTGACGAGGACATCTTCCCCCGCGGAGGCGCCGAGTTGGAGGACATTGCCGAGTCGAACCGGAGTCGTGCGGTTGGCTTCCGTCGCTTGCACGAACGTGGCGACGACTTCGGCGGCGGTTGGCGGAGCGGCAATAGCCATATTCCGCCAAGATTAGCACCCCCGGTTTGCGACGTCCAGGGAGACCCGGCAGGGGCGTCGGGAATGCGTCGTCGGCTGCTGCGGCACCCCTATCACCTGGTGTCACCCAGTCACTTAGCGGGAGTTTCGCTCGCCACGGGCACCGTTAATACGCAGCGCAGACCGACGGCGTCGTCGCGTAGGTCCCGTTCGGCCGCGCGACGATAATCGTTGGCGAGCAGTTCCCCTTTGTCTTTCCAGCTCCCCCCGCGCAACGAACCTTGGACCGCGGCACCGGGGTTCGGGCCGCTCGCTTCGCACCACTCCCAGAGGTAGCCGTGCGTGTCGTAGAGCCCCCAAGCGTTGGGCTTCTTCTCGCCGACGGCCGGGTCGTTGCCGGCAGCGTTGCCCGTGTGCCAAGCGTAGGCGTCGAGCTGCGTCAGGTCGTCGCCGAACGAATAGCGCGTGGTCGTGCCGGCGCGGGCCGCGTATTCCCATTCGGCTTCCGTCGGCAGGCGCACCGCTTGCGTCGGTTCGATGAGCTTCGCGGCGCGCAGCTTTTCAGTCGCACGTTTACAGAAATCTTGCGCATCGTCGAACGACAACATCTCGACGCTGTTGCGCGGTCCCTTCCAACGGCTTGGGTTCGAGCCCATCACGGCGACCCAAAGGTTCTGCGGCACTTCGTACTTGGCGATCGCGTAGGGTCCGGTCGGCTTGAGCGTGCGCGTCCGCTTACCGTCGACGAGCTCCAACTGCGCGGGAAACTTATCGGTTCCCGGCGTGATCGTGACGAACTCTTCGCGAAACGTTTTCAACAACGCGGCCTCGTTCGCCGCACCGGCTTCGGGAGCCGCCGCCAACACGCACAACGCTAAGACGACGAACATGGGGCACGCTCGCTAGGGATCAGAGAGATCGGGCGAAGATCGGAACTGCTGCTGAGTAAACTGATTACTTGCGGGAATCGTAACGGATCGGCTGCGCGTCGGTAAGCCGGCGTTTTTTTCTTGCGCACGCGCACTTTGCCCCCGTGTTGTAATCATGAGGAGGGGCATGCGGTTTTCGACACTTGCTCCCGAAAACGGCACGGCGACCCTAGTACGGCCCGCTCAGACGCGAGTAAACTGATTCGGAGACGGAAGCCATGACCACCCCACCCACCGCTGGATCCTACCTTTAGCGGTTCGACGCTCGGAAAGCCCCTTTCACGCGCGCTCGGTTCCTTTGAATTTTCTTGGAAATCCGCTTAGCCCTGTTGCCGAAGTATTCGCGATTTCAAGAATATCGCCGGTCGGGAAAATCTAAGACACGCAGCTCGGCAATGCCGATCCCGCACGCGTCTTTGAGAAGAGCGCTTAGTTCGTCGCTCGTGCCGAGAGTCGGCAGAGCCGCGAACGATGCGGAAACTGAAATGGATTTCCGGCCAAGCCTTCCGAACGATGCACCACAGCGCCATGACCACCGAATCGGAAACAAACCTACCCCGTGCAACTCCGCTGGTCTGCGTCGTCGACGACGACGACTCGGTGCTCGATCTCACCTGCCGGATCCTCAAGACCAACGGCTATGCCGTGCGCGGCTATGCGGGAGCCGAAGACTTCTTTCAAGACTTCGATGAAGAAAATCTGGCGTGCGTCGTCACCGATCTGCGCATGCCCAACGTCGACGGGGGGGAACTTCTCAAGCGACTCACGGCGCAAGGGAGCATCGTCTCCGTCATCGTGCTGACAGGCCATGCCGACGTGCGCACCGCGGTGCGCCTGATGGAAGAAGGCGCCACGACGCTTCTGGAAAAGCCATACCATCCGAACGAACTACTCGCAGCGGTCGACCGTGCGGTGCGCGCGACACTCAACCGACGCGAGGCTCGACAACGGCTGGCCGAAGCCCGCCGCAATTTCGATGAGCTGACTGCCGACGAGCGCGAAGTGCTCGAATGCATGGTCGCCGGATTGGCGAACAAAAGCATCGCCGCACAACTTCACTTGAGCATGCGAACCATCGATCGCCGACGCCGGGCCGTCTTGACGAAGATGGAAGTGAATTCCGTTTCGGAACTCGCCACGCTCATCGCGAAACTCCGCTAGCCGCTCGCACGCGCGGTACTCGCACTTTCGTCGGAAGATGCTCTAGAGCACGCGCTCGAGCACCGATTTCTTCTCGGCACCCGTCCTGTTTCGCGCCGCCAATCACTACCGCCGAGCCGGCAAATAGCGCGCTCGTGAATGGCGTAGACTCGCCAGCCTCAACACCTCCGTCTCGATCGATAATCAGCCCTGGGGCAGCATAGAGGAGCAATTAATTTGGCATGACTATTTACTTCGATTGAGTTTGCGGAAGGAATCGATTGCATGAGCGTTCACTGGATTTGCCACTTGGTAAATCTCGCGACGGAGACGTATGCGCCTCTCTCGGCCATCGTGTCGTCGCTGGGTATCGGGCGTCGAACTTATTCCGGCGTCGAGCAACTCTTAGCGTCCGACGATCTCTCGCAGCCCGGCTGCGTCGTCGCTCCGTTGCCGCCGCGCGGCGACATCGCTCGCACGTTGATCCCCGAACTCGTCGCCCGTCAGTCTCCGTTGGCCTCGGTGTTCCTCGTCGAACGGCCCGACACGCGCACCATCGTCGAGGCCTTACAAGGAGGTGCCGACGACATCCTCGATTGGCCCGCCGAGAGCGAGCACCTTCCGCAAGCACTCACCGCGGCCCATGCCGCTTCGCTGCGCTTGCAAGAGCGCATGGTGCAATGCACGGCCGCGAAGAACCGGCTTGCGCAGATCGGCGGAGGGGAGCTGGAAGTCTTACGGCTCATGCTCTCGGGCAAAGCCAATAAGAACATCGCCGGCCAGCTCGGCATCGCCATGCGCACGGTCGAAGCGCGCCGCAAACGAATCTTCTCGAAGTTCGCCACGCGGAGCATCGCCGAGATCGCCGCCACGCTGCGCGACGCCGAGGCACTGCAACTCGAGCACGATCCGGCGAAGAGCATCCGCTACCTCAAGAGCGGCCTTTATCTACCGCAAGCCGACGCGCCGCACACGGAAGACGCGGGCGAGTAACATCAAAGGGGACAGTCCCCATTATTTAATCCTTATTTAATGGGGACTGTCCCCTTTTTTCTCGTTCTTCGCAAAGGCGCGGAACAGCAGCACGTCGTAGGCGATCTTCAAGCCGCCGGCTAAGAAAAAGGGGGTGCTCATCCACGTCGCGCTCCCGACCAACACCGTTGCGAGCAGCGGCGAAATCGAACCCCCGATCGAGCGCGCCACCGCCGTTACTCCAGCCGCCGCCGAGCGTTCGTCCGGCCGCACGACCGCCATCGTGTAGGCTTGCCGCGTCGGGACATCCATCTGCGAGATGCTGAACCGCGCCAGCAACAGCGCGACGGCCCACTCCACGTTCGGCATCAGCGGCACGAGCACGAGCAGCACGTTCGACGGTAGGTGCGTGAACACCATCGTGTTCACCAGCCCGATGCGCCGCGCCAACCACCCGGCGCTCAAGGCCGAAACTCCGGCGAAGAGGTTGGCGAAAAAGAAGATCGTCCCGAGCGTCGCCGGATCCAATCGATAGCGAACATGAAACCAATACGCGATGATGCTCTGAATCACGAAGCCGCCGCCGAAGGCATCGAGCGCAAACAACAACGACAACCGCCACACGATCCCCCGCGAAGCATGGAGCCCTAACACCGTCTTCTTGAGCGGGCTCGCGACATCCGGCTGCGCCACATCTTCCGGCGCGGATGCAGCCGACACAACTTCGATCGCCGGCGAGAGCCGCGCGAAGCCGACGACCATCGCCGCACCGATCGCGGTATACAGCAGGAGGATCGGCCGGTAAGCAGCCGCTCCGCCGAAGCCGAGCTCTTCCGACCATTCGACGATGAGCCCGCCGGCCAATGCGCCGAGCGCCGTGGAGAACGAGCCGACGAGGTTGTACCACGCAAACAGATCGGTCCGCCGCTCATCGCCGACGAGGTGCGACAGCGCCGCCTGTTCGACGGACAGAAACGGTCCGATCTCGTTCCCGCTCGGGCTGATCACGCCGATCGTCGCGGCGAAGAGCAGCAAGAAGAAGTTGCCGGTCGCGGCGAACGTCACGCCGGCGACCATCATCAGCGCCGCCCCGATGAGCAAGGTCCGCCGCCGTCCGAACCGATCGGCCGTCGTCGTCAGCCCGAGCGAGATCAACGTGTCGCCGACCAAAGTCAGACTCAGCAACAGCCCGATCTCCCATTCCGCAAGGCCGAGCTCCGCGAGGTAGATCACGAGCCCGACGGAGACGAGTCCGTAAGAAAACATCCGCGCCGAGCGCGTAGCGAACAAGATCTTCCCGTCACGTGTTAAATGGCCCAAATGGCTCATGAACGGCATTCTTTCGAGGGGTATCGGATCCGTATCGTATCGCAAAGAACGCCGCACGAACTACGACTTCTATCCACCGGCAACAATCTCACCGCTCGACTAATGATACGTCTTATCGACTGCAAGAATTCTCGGCTGTTTCGCTTTGCTCGAATTGGCCTGCTCTTTCTCCCTCGCTAGAATTCACGGCTTCATTCTTCCTACGCTCGACGAGAATTCCGCGCATGCCTGCTTCGAGTCTTCCTACCAGGGGTCTTTTCGGAGCGAGTGTGCGGCGCTTCTTCGTTCGCAATCGAGTTACGATCTCGCTCCTCTTGTTTATTGCGCTGATCGTCGAAGATCTGATCTTCGGCACGAAGCCGAACTACGGTTGGCTGCGCAATCCGAGCCTGCCAGGGGTTCTCGGCTTCGCAATGGTCTTGCTCGGTCTCGGCGTGCGAAGTTGGGCCGCGGGCATTTTGCGCAAAGGGATCGATCTCACGACCGTCGGGCCGTACTCTCTCTGCCGCAACCCGCTCTATCTCGGCTCGTTCGCCGTGATGATCGGCTTCTGCCTGATGATCGGCTACACGCACGACTTCGTCGTCGTCTGCGGGCCGATCTTGGCGATCTACGTCTTCACCGTGTTGAACGAAGAACGCCGACTCGACGAGAAGTATCCTCAGCGCTGGCCCACGTATGCGGCCCGCACGCCCCGGCAATGGACGAAGAGTCGCGAATATCAAGGCCTCCTCTGGACCGTGGTCGGCCTGATCGGCTTCGAAGTCTGGCGACTCTACGGCTAAGTACATAGCCGAGTTCGCCCTACGTTCTCACTTGCGGCGAGCGGCTACCTCTTGAACGCGCCGGCATCGTAGCACCGCCACTACTTCGTTCGCTCGGGCATGCGCTCTTCCAGCGGCTTGAGCTTCCCCTCAGTCACGCGCAAGAGAATCTGCATCGGGCCGCCGTCTTTATTGGCCTCGCCTCATGCCCGAACGAATCAGACCCCCCCCTCCTGTGAAGGGTGCTTTCAGTCTAACGTGCCGCCTCGGTCGGGTCACATATGCTGTGCAGGGAGCAAAAAGAAAGCTGCCGGCAGATGCCGTTTCGCGACCGTGCCGATTGATCTATGCCGCTCAACCTGTTTTCCCTACTATCCGCCCGTTTCGATCCCGGCCCCTCTGGGCCGAGGCTACGGTATTTTCGGGAGCGGTGATGCGGCTGGCGGCGTTCGTGAAAAGCCCTGAGCATGTTTGCTGTCGCTATCGGCTGACGGCCTATCGGCGTTTGCTGCAAAACGTCCGACACTCGCTCGACTTCAGCCTCTGGAGCGGCACCTGGCAATCGACGGTCGGCGCGCGACATAGCTTGCGCGACGCCGACGCCGTCGTCGTGCAACGCTCGCTGCTGCCCACGGCCGATTGGTTGCTCGTGCGGCAATTTGCTCGGCAGCTCATCTTCGATTTCGACGATGCGATCTTCTACCGCGATTCGTACGCGCGCCAAGGGATCGAGTGTTCCTACAAGCAACGACGCTTTCGTCGCGTGGTCCGTTCGGTCGATGCCGTGGTCGCGGGCAATTCGTTTCTCGCGGAAGAAGCGGCGCGCTGGACCGACCCGAATAAAGTTCACATCATCCCGACGTGCGTCGACCTCGACCGCTACCCGCTCGCTCCGCATATTGCGAGCGACAAGCTACGGCTGGTTTGGATCGGTTCCTCGAGTACGCTGCAAGGCTTAGAGACGGTGCGCGGCTATTTCCGGCGCATCGGCAAGTGCCTCCCGCACGCGCGCTTAAAATTGATTTGCGATCGCGACCTCGCCGAGGCCGGCATGCCGACGGAGTTTTGCGCTTGGTCGGAAGCGACCGAAGCGGCCGAGCTCTCCGCGGCCGAGATCGGCATCAGCTGGATTCCCGACGATCCGTGGAGTCGCGGCAAGTGCGGCTTGAAAATTCTCCAATACATGGCGGCGGGCCTGCCGGTCGTCGCGAATCCCGTCGGCGTGCATCCGCAGTTGATCGAGCACGGCGTGTCGGGCTTCTTAGCCACCACGGCCGATGAATGGGTCGACGCCGTGCGCACGTTGGCGCGCGATCCGGAATTGCGACAACGGATGGGCACCGCCGGGCGGCGCAAAGTCGAAGCGAAATTCTCCGTCCATCGCGGCGCGATGCTCTGGACGAACCTCCTCGACTCGCTCGCGGAATCGGCACGGGACCAAGCGACCCTGCCGAGCCTGTTCGGCTTCGGCAACGGCCACCCGACCCCCTTCGGCGGCCTCCTCACAGGCAGCCCGCAACCTAGCTTCTGCTATTAACGGCCGCGCGAAGTCGTTAATCCGCCCTCCGCGCGCAGCCTCTAGTTTCTGCCGGCCGGCCTAGCGCGAACTTGTCCCGTTCGAGCATCGATTCTCGATCGACCGATTTGTGGGTCGCCGTGTTCTCGAATACAACTTCGAGAATGATCCCGTTCTTTACCGCGATACAGCGGGCGAATATCTATTAGGCGGCTAAGGCGAAGGAAAAGAGAATGCGCATCGCCGTGCTCTTGCTCGTGATCGCAGTCATCGGGTGCGGCGGACCCACTGGACCGGCCAACACGAATACGTCTAGTGCTTCCATTCCTGAACTCAGGGCGGTAGCAGGATCGTTCGCTCGCGACGTTTATCGCGATACTGAAGAGCTTCGAGAAGAAAATAGAAACGCATGTCATCCGACGCCGAGTTAGCGTCTAATGGTTAGACACGTCGGTTCCCGCCGCAATCGCTCCGCCCATCGCCCGCCAAGGAGTTTTGCTATGTTCCCGCTCATCTTTACGCTCGCGGTGTTTGCCCAGAACGCTTCGACTTCGACCGAGGTGCCCGTCGACGCTTCGCAGATCCGGGAGTCGGTCGAAAAGAGCTTGGCTTTTCTGGAAAAGGGTGGGCTGGAATGGGAGATGACGAAGTGCGTCAGTTGTCACCATGGCCCGTGGATGATGTGGAGCGGATACGAGGCCAAAAGACGGGGCTTCACCGTCAACGACGAGTCGCTGGAAAAAGTTCGTGTCAAGTCGATGACGGCTTACGGCTCGCATCCCAAAATGCAGCCGACCAACCGCGATGTGCTCAACGATTGGAGCATCAATGTCATCTATCTCATCTTCGGCATGGGCGCCGCGGGCGAGCCGAATGCCGAAACGGCGAAGTTCTTCGACCAGGCTGCGGCTCACCTGATAGAGCATCAAAAGGAGGATGGATCATGGAAGGTGTTTATCGAGAAAGCACCTGATGGTCTGATGGCGCCGCTGCTCGATACCGATGATGTGACCACGATGTGGGCCCTGTTGGCCCTGCACTATCGCGAGCCGTCCGGCATTTCTCGGAAAGTGCTTGCCGAGAGCAAGGCGCGAGGCCTCAAGTTTTTGAACGACAAACCACCCGGCGACACGTTGCAATCCGTGGTGATGCGCATCATGCTCGCTCAGCGCTTGGGAAATAAAGACGGCGTGCAAGCGCACGTCAAACATCTGCTTTCCCTGCAGCAAGACGATGGCGGCTGGAGCCAGACTAAAAAGCTCAAGAGCGATGCGCTAGCCACCGGCCAAGCTTTGATGGCGCTGAGCACGGCGGGAGTAACGACTAAAGACCCCGCCTCGGCCCAAGCCAGAGCCTACTTGCTGAAGAATCAAAAAGAGGATGGATCTTGGTTTGTCGTGTCGCGGGCCTATCAGGCACCTGAGTTCAGCAGCTACCTGGGCACCGCCTGGGCCACGCTCGCCCTGCTACGAACACTGCC contains these protein-coding regions:
- a CDS encoding ABC transporter ATP-binding protein/permease, which produces MNNFGRSLKLALRYRYTLIGSFVCALAVAALWGGNIGAVYPIFEISMKGESISDWTTKNIAASRKLVAAEEAELAALPPADEDRRRELTVKHDADLASLRFYEWADERVVRPYLNFAPFQTLVLVVAVFIFGTLVKSAFLVVNQILVYRLSNLAIIDLRKEFFRRTLRGDLSRFSGEGTSELMSRFTYDMESLLSAHVEFYGKLVREPLKMLACLIGAGLVSWRLLLFSLVLAPPAVLVVRWLAKALKKANRRMMEEMSTMYDILDETFQGIKVVKAFTMERHERRRFHMSNKEYYRKAMRIGRYDALARPMIEVLGLGTICVAFLAGAYLVLNQETHLLGIRLAAEPISLAMMLVFYGMLAGTTDPARKLSEVFSRLQRGSAAADRIYQLIDSKPTIVNVSNPTPLARHSRDLVFENVDFHYQPTQRVLERVSLRIKFGETIAIVGPNGCGKSTLANLVPRFFDPIGGRVLIDGIDVREVRLRELRTQIGLVSQETQLFDDTVLNNIRYGCPHATREQVIAAAKQAHAHRFIEDKLEHGYDSIIGPRGGKLSGGQRQRISLARAILRDPAILVLDEATSQVDLESEQVIHKVLEEFVKHRTTIIITHRLSTLALADRIVVMNAGRILDVGTHEELLGRCDLYGRLHDLQFREQAA
- a CDS encoding formylglycine-generating enzyme family protein, with protein sequence MFVVLALCVLAAAPEAGAANEAALLKTFREEFVTITPGTDKFPAQLELVDGKRTRTLKPTGPYAIAKYEVPQNLWVAVMGSNPSRWKGPRNSVEMLSFDDAQDFCKRATEKLRAAKLIEPTQAVRLPTEAEWEYAARAGTTTRYSFGDDLTQLDAYAWHTGNAAGNDPAVGEKKPNAWGLYDTHGYLWEWCEASGPNPGAAVQGSLRGGSWKDKGELLANDYRRAAERDLRDDAVGLRCVLTVPVASETPAK
- a CDS encoding response regulator; protein product: MTTESETNLPRATPLVCVVDDDDSVLDLTCRILKTNGYAVRGYAGAEDFFQDFDEENLACVVTDLRMPNVDGGELLKRLTAQGSIVSVIVLTGHADVRTAVRLMEEGATTLLEKPYHPNELLAAVDRAVRATLNRREARQRLAEARRNFDELTADEREVLECMVAGLANKSIAAQLHLSMRTIDRRRRAVLTKMEVNSVSELATLIAKLR
- a CDS encoding LuxR C-terminal-related transcriptional regulator; the encoded protein is MSVHWICHLVNLATETYAPLSAIVSSLGIGRRTYSGVEQLLASDDLSQPGCVVAPLPPRGDIARTLIPELVARQSPLASVFLVERPDTRTIVEALQGGADDILDWPAESEHLPQALTAAHAASLRLQERMVQCTAAKNRLAQIGGGELEVLRLMLSGKANKNIAGQLGIAMRTVEARRKRIFSKFATRSIAEIAATLRDAEALQLEHDPAKSIRYLKSGLYLPQADAPHTEDAGE
- a CDS encoding MFS transporter; protein product: MSHLGHLTRDGKILFATRSARMFSYGLVSVGLVIYLAELGLAEWEIGLLLSLTLVGDTLISLGLTTTADRFGRRRTLLIGAALMMVAGVTFAATGNFFLLLFAATIGVISPSGNEIGPFLSVEQAALSHLVGDERRTDLFAWYNLVGSFSTALGALAGGLIVEWSEELGFGGAAAYRPILLLYTAIGAAMVVGFARLSPAIEVVSAASAPEDVAQPDVASPLKKTVLGLHASRGIVWRLSLLFALDAFGGGFVIQSIIAYWFHVRYRLDPATLGTIFFFANLFAGVSALSAGWLARRIGLVNTMVFTHLPSNVLLVLVPLMPNVEWAVALLLARFSISQMDVPTRQAYTMAVVRPDERSAAAGVTAVARSIGGSISPLLATVLVGSATWMSTPFFLAGGLKIAYDVLLFRAFAKNEKKGDSPH
- a CDS encoding glycosyltransferase family 4 protein — encoded protein: MKSPEHVCCRYRLTAYRRLLQNVRHSLDFSLWSGTWQSTVGARHSLRDADAVVVQRSLLPTADWLLVRQFARQLIFDFDDAIFYRDSYARQGIECSYKQRRFRRVVRSVDAVVAGNSFLAEEAARWTDPNKVHIIPTCVDLDRYPLAPHIASDKLRLVWIGSSSTLQGLETVRGYFRRIGKCLPHARLKLICDRDLAEAGMPTEFCAWSEATEAAELSAAEIGISWIPDDPWSRGKCGLKILQYMAAGLPVVANPVGVHPQLIEHGVSGFLATTADEWVDAVRTLARDPELRQRMGTAGRRKVEAKFSVHRGAMLWTNLLDSLAESARDQATLPSLFGFGNGHPTPFGGLLTGSPQPSFCY